Proteins encoded within one genomic window of Dyadobacter chenhuakuii:
- a CDS encoding DUF2958 domain-containing protein codes for MTKMIPQNLREIMIHNAQEVQSDLAKDHPPVVKLHSKYGKAIWLLSELDATNNIAFGLCDLGQGKPELSYVSITDLESIKHARLKVPMVEIDPTFDGKFPMSVYLEAAKQNKRVTEDVALLAEAAKRIA; via the coding sequence ATGACAAAGATGATCCCACAGAATTTACGAGAAATAATGATCCATAATGCGCAGGAAGTTCAAAGCGACCTGGCCAAGGATCACCCGCCTGTCGTGAAGCTTCATTCTAAATATGGTAAGGCAATATGGCTATTGTCCGAGTTGGATGCGACTAACAACATTGCATTCGGTTTGTGCGATCTGGGCCAGGGAAAACCAGAATTGAGCTACGTTTCCATCACCGATCTGGAAAGCATCAAACACGCCAGGCTCAAAGTCCCCATGGTCGAAATCGACCCCACTTTCGACGGCAAGTTTCCCATGAGCGTCTACCTGGAAGCTGCAAAGCAAAATAAGCGGGTAACAGAAGATGTGGCTTTGCTCGCGGAAGCGGCGAAGCGCATTGCCTGA
- a CDS encoding ring-cleaving dioxygenase — translation MEHTINGIHHITAIAGDAKKNYDFYTRVLGLRMVKKTVNFDDPNTYHFYYGDKEGTPGTILTFFPWGSQIPAGRRGTRQVTEIGYSVPEGSLDFWLKRLDANHVTYNKVAEKFGEQYLTFLDPDGLKFELTVSKTADNRTPYETSEVTAENATRGFHSITITSNKIEETAKILTDIFGYKLLEQHVNRYRFVTDAVENAAIVDLVEVPGERAGHVAGGSVHHVAFRVANDDILMEFRKKVIEAGHQITDKIDRNYFYSLYFREPGGVLFEIASDNPGFATDETVEELGTSLQLPAQYEPRRAQIESVLPKLV, via the coding sequence ATGGAACATACAATCAACGGGATCCACCACATTACGGCTATTGCTGGTGATGCTAAAAAAAATTATGACTTCTATACAAGGGTTTTAGGTTTGAGGATGGTGAAAAAAACCGTCAACTTCGATGACCCTAATACATATCACTTTTATTACGGCGACAAGGAAGGAACGCCGGGTACAATCCTGACATTCTTCCCATGGGGCAGCCAGATTCCTGCGGGTCGCCGGGGAACGCGGCAGGTTACTGAGATCGGTTACTCTGTGCCGGAAGGAAGTCTTGATTTCTGGTTGAAAAGACTGGATGCCAACCACGTTACTTACAACAAAGTGGCCGAAAAATTCGGAGAGCAATACCTGACGTTTTTGGACCCGGATGGTTTGAAATTCGAGCTTACTGTGTCCAAAACGGCTGATAACAGAACGCCTTACGAAACCTCGGAAGTGACTGCGGAAAACGCCACACGCGGATTCCACAGCATCACGATCACCAGCAACAAAATCGAAGAAACGGCGAAGATCCTGACAGACATTTTTGGTTATAAACTGCTGGAACAACATGTGAACCGTTACCGTTTTGTGACGGATGCGGTTGAAAATGCGGCGATCGTTGACCTGGTTGAAGTGCCTGGCGAACGTGCCGGTCATGTAGCTGGCGGATCTGTTCACCACGTAGCTTTCCGCGTTGCTAATGATGATATTTTGATGGAATTCCGTAAAAAAGTGATTGAAGCGGGACACCAGATCACGGATAAAATTGACCGGAATTACTTCTATTCGCTGTATTTCCGCGAGCCAGGCGGTGTGTTGTTTGAAATCGCCAGTGATAATCCTGGGTTTGCAACGGATGAAACGGTTGAGGAATTGGGAACGAGTTTGCAGCTTCCCGCTCAATACGAACCCCGCAGGGCTCAGATTGAAAGTGTGCTTCCTAAGTTAGTTTAA
- a CDS encoding alpha/beta hydrolase → MYTHSKQILNDGMGIEEAKKAIVMLHGRGGSAEDIISLKRVLNIGDMAIYAPKAFNNSWYPYSFMAPETENQPALNSALDIVDQVVTEIEAAGILPENIYFAGFSQGACLTLEYTTRNAKRYGGIIAFTGGLIGEKINEGNYNGDFAMTPVFIATGDPDPHVPVSRVKESIAILERMNAFVTFAIYPGRQHTISSPEIQLANKHVLNASI, encoded by the coding sequence ATGTATACGCATAGCAAGCAAATATTAAACGATGGCATGGGCATTGAGGAAGCAAAAAAAGCGATTGTCATGCTCCACGGCAGGGGTGGATCTGCGGAGGATATCATTTCCCTAAAACGCGTTTTGAATATAGGTGATATGGCCATTTATGCGCCGAAGGCATTCAATAACAGCTGGTATCCGTATAGTTTTATGGCGCCGGAAACAGAAAATCAGCCCGCGTTAAATTCAGCGCTGGATATTGTTGATCAGGTTGTTACGGAGATTGAGGCGGCGGGAATTTTACCGGAGAACATATACTTTGCAGGTTTTTCGCAGGGTGCATGTCTCACATTGGAATATACGACCAGAAATGCAAAACGTTATGGTGGCATTATTGCCTTTACAGGTGGCCTGATCGGTGAAAAAATCAATGAGGGGAATTATAATGGTGATTTTGCCATGACTCCCGTTTTCATCGCGACCGGTGATCCGGATCCGCACGTGCCGGTTTCGAGAGTGAAAGAAAGTATTGCGATTTTGGAGCGGATGAATGCATTTGTGACGTTTGCCATTTATCCTGGGCGCCAGCACACGATTTCTTCACCAGAAATCCAGTTGGCTAATAAGCACGTTTTGAATGCATCAATTTGA
- a CDS encoding pirin family protein, translating into MKNSILHKADSRFVADHGWLKSAQTFSFHDHYDPQRIQFGALRVLNDDIVNGGKGFGRHPHDNMEIISIPLEGTLEHQDSMGNVAVINPGEIQAMSAGTGIYHTEFNKHPDEPVTFLQIWLYPDQLNVAPRYDQLDYSKGDKHNKFLQILSPDPDDAGVWIQQQSWFHIGELDAGFGTRYSLKKAGNGLYVFVIKGNVHVNGEALERRDGYGLWPEADVNITATSDAEVLLMEIPEKW; encoded by the coding sequence ATGAAAAACAGTATTTTGCATAAAGCCGATTCCCGTTTTGTGGCGGATCATGGCTGGCTTAAAAGTGCCCAGACATTCAGTTTTCACGATCATTATGATCCGCAGCGCATCCAGTTCGGGGCTTTGCGAGTCCTTAATGATGACATTGTAAATGGTGGAAAGGGTTTTGGCAGGCATCCGCATGATAATATGGAGATCATTTCGATTCCGCTGGAAGGCACATTGGAGCATCAGGACAGCATGGGCAATGTGGCTGTGATCAATCCGGGTGAGATTCAAGCTATGAGCGCGGGGACGGGTATCTATCATACCGAATTCAATAAGCATCCCGACGAGCCTGTGACATTTTTGCAGATTTGGCTTTACCCCGATCAATTGAATGTTGCCCCGCGTTACGATCAGCTGGACTATAGCAAAGGCGATAAGCACAACAAGTTTTTGCAGATCCTTTCACCTGATCCGGACGATGCAGGCGTATGGATCCAGCAGCAGTCGTGGTTCCACATTGGTGAACTGGACGCAGGTTTTGGAACCAGATATTCGTTGAAAAAAGCGGGAAACGGACTCTATGTATTTGTGATCAAAGGCAATGTTCATGTCAACGGCGAGGCGTTGGAGCGGCGGGATGGATATGGCTTGTGGCCGGAAGCAGATGTGAACATTACAGCAACAAGCGACGCAGAGGTGCTTTTAATGGAAATTCCTGAAAAATGGTGA
- a CDS encoding response regulator receiver protein, whose translation MANINILVLADHAEILETMIRLINKNDQWNGTGVSSLDEARMAFEINKFDLVLLGVGVDEEAESQILRLCETVAPQTVCMRHYGGGSGLLYSEIKHALTQR comes from the coding sequence ATGGCAAATATAAATATTCTCGTTCTGGCTGATCATGCGGAGATCCTGGAAACCATGATCCGCCTGATCAACAAAAATGATCAGTGGAATGGAACGGGCGTGAGCAGTTTGGATGAAGCCAGGATGGCTTTTGAGATAAATAAATTTGATTTAGTACTTTTAGGCGTCGGCGTGGATGAGGAAGCAGAATCGCAGATTTTGCGCTTATGCGAAACGGTTGCGCCTCAAACAGTATGTATGCGGCATTATGGAGGTGGAAGCGGCTTGCTTTACTCCGAAATCAAGCACGCGCTGACACAGCGTTAA
- a CDS encoding Crp/Fnr family transcriptional regulator, with protein MFEKINDYALRCMTFAPEDLEYFDSLLQFKKYPKKSFLLQEGEICQFEAYILKGCIRTYHIDNSGTEVTLQFAVEDWWVSDITSFQNQTPGLVYIETLEDCELLILTPETKEKLLAKVPGFERMFRLMVQRNLAQLQERLFRTISTTAVEKYLDFLNRYPAIPQRVAQHYIASYLGFSPEFLSKVRKKLSEK; from the coding sequence ATGTTTGAAAAAATAAATGATTATGCGTTGCGGTGCATGACGTTCGCACCTGAGGATCTCGAATATTTTGATTCTTTGCTTCAATTTAAAAAATACCCTAAGAAAAGCTTTCTGTTACAGGAAGGGGAAATATGCCAGTTCGAAGCCTACATTCTGAAAGGCTGCATACGGACCTATCACATCGACAATTCGGGTACAGAAGTAACATTGCAGTTTGCGGTGGAAGACTGGTGGGTGAGTGACATTACCAGCTTCCAGAACCAGACGCCCGGATTGGTTTACATTGAAACGCTCGAAGATTGCGAACTGCTTATACTCACGCCGGAAACCAAAGAAAAGCTGCTGGCCAAAGTGCCCGGCTTTGAACGGATGTTCCGGTTGATGGTGCAGCGAAACCTGGCTCAGTTGCAGGAGCGTCTTTTCAGAACCATATCAACCACTGCTGTTGAAAAATACCTGGACTTTCTTAACCGTTACCCCGCCATTCCACAACGTGTTGCCCAGCACTACATCGCCTCCTACCTGGGTTTTTCTCCTGAATTTCTAAGTAAAGTGCGTAAAAAGCTAAGCGAAAAATAA
- a CDS encoding PA2169 family four-helix-bundle protein produces the protein MASNSAVVDILNDLILINNDRVEGYKKSTDETDSSDTDLRSLYSNLADHSREIASELKREVTALGGEPATGTMVSGKLYRTWMDVKSAFSSDGRKTSLENSEFGEDAAQKAYETALASDELTPDLRSLITRQKAILKDGHDTIKRLRDSARMSQ, from the coding sequence GTGGCAAGTAATTCAGCAGTAGTAGACATACTTAATGATTTAATCCTGATTAATAACGACCGTGTTGAAGGATATAAAAAGTCAACTGACGAGACAGACAGCTCGGACACAGATCTAAGATCACTATATTCCAACCTGGCAGACCATAGCCGTGAAATTGCTTCCGAACTTAAAAGAGAGGTTACAGCGTTAGGCGGAGAGCCTGCGACCGGCACCATGGTTTCGGGTAAATTATACAGAACCTGGATGGATGTAAAATCAGCATTCAGCAGTGATGGTAGAAAAACATCACTTGAAAATTCGGAATTCGGCGAAGACGCTGCGCAAAAGGCTTATGAAACGGCCCTGGCATCTGATGAGTTAACGCCGGATTTGAGATCATTAATAACAAGACAAAAAGCAATCCTGAAAGACGGACATGACACAATCAAACGTCTTCGTGATTCAGCTAGAATGTCCCAATAA
- a CDS encoding alpha-amylase family glycosyl hydrolase has translation MEQVITQPSVRSQHLWWQNGVIYQIYPRSFQDSNGDGVGDLQGIISRLDYLQWLGVDCVWLSPIFSSPMADFGYDISDYQGIHPLFGTMEDFDELLGEVHNRGMKLLLDLVPNHTSDQHPWFLESRSSKDNPKRDWYIWHDGKADGGLPNNWLSVFGGHAWEWDEVTQQYYYHAFLKEQPDLNWRNPQVQEAMMNVMRFWLDKGIDGFRVDVMWHMIKDEQLRDNPPFPGSTFNPNDLIYDHYTPVYSTDQPEVHEIVRMMRAVTDEYDDRVLIGEIYLPIHKLVTYYGQDNNGAHLPFNFQLLTLPWDAPAIAMAIDEYEGALPAEGWPNWVLGNHDKPRISSRVGREQAKVAALLLLTLRGTPTIYYGDEIGMRDVAIPMNEIVDPQGLNMPDLNISRDPARTPMQWSGEINAGFSNHKPWLRLPFNSGRVNVEKQKGDMYSKLHFYRKLISLRKEHAALNVGSYRPVYADQQLISYLRESGNERFLIILNLSHRPAYFKPRQESYSGTVILGTEIERIGMQVEDIITLGGDEGLLIRLS, from the coding sequence ATGGAGCAAGTAATAACACAACCATCTGTAAGGTCACAGCATCTCTGGTGGCAAAATGGCGTTATCTACCAGATCTATCCAAGGTCTTTTCAGGATTCAAACGGTGATGGCGTTGGTGATCTGCAAGGCATTATCAGTAGGCTCGACTATTTACAATGGTTGGGTGTGGATTGCGTCTGGCTCTCGCCGATATTTTCTTCGCCAATGGCCGATTTCGGTTACGATATATCAGATTATCAAGGTATACACCCGCTTTTCGGGACAATGGAAGATTTTGATGAATTGCTCGGCGAAGTCCACAACCGGGGCATGAAGCTGCTTCTGGACCTGGTCCCAAACCACACATCAGACCAGCATCCGTGGTTCCTGGAAAGCAGATCTTCCAAGGACAATCCCAAACGCGACTGGTATATCTGGCACGACGGGAAAGCCGATGGCGGGCTGCCTAACAACTGGCTGAGCGTTTTTGGCGGACATGCCTGGGAATGGGACGAAGTTACCCAGCAATATTATTACCACGCATTTTTGAAGGAACAACCTGACCTAAACTGGCGCAACCCGCAAGTTCAGGAGGCCATGATGAATGTAATGCGATTCTGGCTGGACAAAGGGATTGACGGTTTCCGGGTGGATGTTATGTGGCATATGATTAAGGATGAGCAGCTGCGCGATAATCCGCCGTTCCCAGGTTCAACATTTAACCCGAACGACCTGATTTACGATCATTACACACCTGTTTATTCCACGGACCAGCCCGAGGTGCACGAAATTGTACGCATGATGCGCGCCGTTACGGATGAATACGACGATCGCGTGCTGATCGGTGAAATTTATCTGCCGATCCACAAGCTGGTTACCTATTATGGTCAGGACAACAACGGTGCTCACTTGCCATTTAATTTCCAGTTACTAACATTGCCCTGGGACGCACCTGCGATTGCTATGGCGATTGATGAATATGAAGGCGCATTACCAGCCGAAGGGTGGCCAAACTGGGTGCTGGGAAATCATGACAAACCCAGAATATCCAGCCGCGTTGGCCGTGAACAGGCAAAAGTCGCCGCGCTCTTGCTGCTGACATTGCGCGGGACGCCTACTATATATTACGGAGATGAAATCGGAATGCGCGATGTGGCGATTCCGATGAACGAAATTGTAGACCCGCAAGGCCTGAATATGCCCGATCTGAATATCAGCCGCGATCCTGCCCGTACACCTATGCAATGGAGCGGCGAGATTAATGCAGGTTTTTCAAATCACAAGCCATGGCTGAGATTGCCGTTCAACTCCGGACGGGTAAATGTGGAGAAGCAAAAGGGCGATATGTATTCCAAACTGCATTTTTATCGGAAACTGATCAGCCTCCGCAAAGAACATGCAGCGCTGAATGTCGGATCTTACAGGCCTGTTTATGCGGACCAGCAACTGATCTCTTACCTGCGCGAATCGGGCAATGAAAGATTTCTGATTATTTTGAATCTGAGTCACAGACCTGCCTATTTCAAACCCAGACAGGAATCTTACTCGGGTACGGTAATCCTCGGAACAGAAATTGAACGCATCGGCATGCAGGTTGAAGATATCATTACTTTGGGCGGAGACGAAGGACTGCTGATCCGGCTTTCCTGA
- a CDS encoding MBL fold metallo-hydrolase, whose translation MEQITTQEKDAFFKVAEGVWGLTDIMVNVYVVQNKEDQSWVLIDAGLKSAYPKIKKMVTQLFGEGAKPAAIVLTHGHFDHVGSLKKLAEEWDVPVYAHYLELPYLRGKSSYPPPDSSVGGGLMAYMADLYSSSPIDLQDRVSEFPGITADIPFMPEWKYIHTPGHAPGHVSFWREKDKVLIAGDAVVTTKQESATAVLLQKKIISGPPKYFTCNWLKAEDSVDQLASLQPNVLATGHGKPMYGKEMQQQLLELAYYFEEKAVPSTGRYVMSPAITDSEGIVSVPKETAEPYQVLFTVGAVAAAAALGWALFSKYKVQKSY comes from the coding sequence ATGGAGCAAATAACAACACAGGAAAAAGACGCTTTCTTTAAAGTTGCGGAGGGCGTTTGGGGGTTGACGGACATTATGGTGAATGTATATGTTGTCCAAAATAAGGAGGATCAGTCCTGGGTCCTGATAGATGCCGGGCTTAAATCTGCCTATCCAAAAATCAAGAAAATGGTAACCCAGCTTTTTGGGGAAGGAGCGAAGCCGGCGGCAATTGTGCTGACGCACGGTCATTTCGATCATGTTGGGTCTCTGAAAAAGTTGGCGGAAGAATGGGACGTGCCCGTTTATGCACATTATCTGGAACTGCCTTATCTCAGGGGAAAATCCAGCTATCCACCACCCGATTCCAGCGTAGGCGGCGGGCTTATGGCTTATATGGCGGACCTTTATTCATCCAGTCCGATTGATTTGCAGGACCGGGTAAGCGAGTTTCCGGGCATAACGGCCGACATTCCCTTCATGCCCGAATGGAAATACATTCATACGCCAGGGCATGCACCCGGACACGTAAGTTTCTGGCGCGAAAAAGACAAAGTGCTTATCGCGGGCGATGCCGTGGTAACCACCAAACAGGAGTCGGCAACGGCGGTTTTGCTTCAAAAGAAAATCATTAGCGGTCCGCCAAAATACTTCACCTGCAACTGGCTGAAAGCGGAAGATTCAGTGGACCAGCTTGCTTCGTTACAACCTAATGTGCTTGCGACGGGCCATGGCAAACCCATGTATGGAAAGGAAATGCAACAGCAGCTGCTGGAACTTGCCTATTATTTTGAAGAGAAAGCGGTGCCAAGCACAGGCCGTTATGTAATGAGCCCTGCCATTACGGATAGTGAAGGAATAGTGTCTGTACCGAAAGAAACTGCCGAACCTTACCAAGTGCTGTTTACAGTTGGGGCAGTTGCCGCGGCCGCGGCCCTTGGCTGGGCTTTGTTTTCAAAATATAAAGTGCAAAAGAGCTACTAA
- a CDS encoding response regulator produces MDQREIYLVDDSADHRYLVRTIFNKFLPNYHVRFFQGGSELYQFLILQSSPDYAGRLPALIILDHQMPAISGLEVLKLLRRTPDNAKTKWKTMPIVILSNDDSNDIINKCYLAGANSFFLKPQEFEELRYMLETICHYWMDYNKLPQISQPKIEQKPTTLDHDE; encoded by the coding sequence ATGGATCAAAGAGAGATTTACCTTGTAGACGATTCGGCGGATCATAGATATCTTGTCCGGACAATCTTTAACAAATTTCTTCCCAATTATCATGTGCGTTTTTTCCAAGGGGGCAGTGAATTATATCAATTTCTGATCCTGCAATCTTCCCCGGACTACGCCGGCAGACTTCCCGCGCTAATCATACTGGACCATCAAATGCCTGCCATCAGTGGGCTTGAAGTGCTGAAACTACTCCGCCGGACACCGGACAACGCAAAAACAAAATGGAAGACCATGCCGATCGTTATCCTCAGCAATGACGATTCAAATGACATTATCAACAAATGTTACCTGGCAGGCGCTAATTCGTTTTTTCTGAAACCCCAGGAATTTGAAGAGCTGCGATACATGTTGGAAACGATCTGTCACTATTGGATGGATTATAACAAGCTTCCACAGATCAGCCAGCCAAAAATTGAACAGAAGCCAACAACGCTGGATCACGATGAATAA